One Deinococcus psychrotolerans genomic window carries:
- a CDS encoding IS3 family transposase (programmed frameshift), with amino-acid sequence MKGKKFTDEQISFALKQVETGVTIGEVCRKMGVAESTFFNWKKKYSGLGLSELRRLKQLEEENRKLKALVADLSLDKAMLQDVIGKKALKPVQQRVLVTHLRRAYRISERRACRVLKVWRSVQRYQPLVDTQEPVILKRMTEISQTRVRYGYRRIHVLMAREGWKINHKRIYRLYKQAGLNLRMKRPRRRVCAAHRATREEPIQANQVWAMDFVSDALFNGKRFRSLTLIDIFTRECLAIHVDQSIKAERVVEVVTEAARGRGAPGKIRVDNGSEFISKALDLWAYQRQVTLDFSRPGRPQDNGYIESFNGSFRDECLNTHWFLSLDDAAEKIEKWRIDYNDIRPHSALGNLAPGAFAAQFASTRRPPETPS; translated from the exons ATGAAGGGAAAAAAGTTCACCGATGAACAGATCAGCTTCGCGCTCAAACAAGTAGAAACCGGTGTTACTATCGGTGAAGTCTGTCGGAAAATGGGCGTCGCTGAATCGACGTTCTTCAACTGGAAAAAGAAGTATAGCGGTCTGGGTCTGAGTGAGTTACGCCGTCTGAAGCAGCTCGAAGAGGAGAACCGCAAGCTCAAAGCGTTGGTCGCCGACCTGAGTCTGGACAAAGCCATGCTCCAAGATGTGATTG GCAAAAAAGCTCTAAAGCCCGTCCAGCAGCGCGTTTTAGTCACTCATCTGCGGCGGGCGTATCGGATCAGCGAGCGGCGAGCGTGTCGGGTGCTCAAGGTGTGGCGTTCCGTCCAGCGGTATCAACCGCTGGTGGACACTCAGGAGCCAGTCATCCTGAAGCGGATGACCGAGATCTCCCAGACGCGGGTACGATATGGCTACCGGCGTATTCATGTCTTGATGGCCCGTGAAGGCTGGAAGATCAATCACAAACGAATTTACCGGCTCTACAAACAAGCTGGGCTCAATCTGCGGATGAAGCGACCTCGACGCCGGGTATGTGCCGCGCATCGCGCGACGCGAGAAGAACCTATCCAGGCCAACCAGGTCTGGGCGATGGATTTCGTCTCAGACGCACTATTTAATGGTAAACGCTTTCGATCCCTGACCTTGATCGACATTTTCACACGGGAGTGCCTGGCAATCCACGTCGATCAAAGTATCAAAGCCGAGCGGGTGGTCGAAGTGGTGACCGAGGCCGCCAGGGGCCGTGGGGCCCCTGGCAAGATCCGAGTCGACAATGGGAGTGAGTTCATCAGCAAAGCGCTAGACCTGTGGGCGTATCAGCGCCAAGTCACCCTTGATTTTTCCCGTCCAGGACGCCCTCAAGACAACGGATACATCGAATCATTTAATGGCAGTTTCCGGGACGAGTGCCTGAATACCCACTGGTTTCTGTCGTTGGATGACGCCGCTGAGAAGATTGAGAAGTGGAGGATCGACTATAATGACATCAGGCCGCACTCGGCACTGGGAAATCTCGCTCCAGGAGCATTCGCAGCGCAGTTTGCCTCAACTCGCCGCCCGCCGGAGACTCCATCCTGA
- a CDS encoding HAD-IC family P-type ATPase, which produces MALDGHYAGAVTFSDQLRPGVPGLMNRLRQLGVKRTVMLTGDRAEHASGVSQQAGLDSFEAGLLPEGKVEAIRALKAQFASVVMVGDGINDAPALATATVGVAMGAHGTGISAEAADIVLLVDDITRVADAVEVGQRMLRIARQSIFVGLGLSFGLMGFAAFGLIPPVIGALAQEAVDVMVILNALRAR; this is translated from the coding sequence GTGGCGCTGGACGGCCACTACGCGGGGGCCGTCACCTTCAGCGATCAACTCCGCCCCGGGGTACCCGGACTGATGAACCGCCTGAGACAGCTGGGGGTGAAGCGTACCGTGATGCTAACCGGCGACCGGGCCGAACATGCCAGCGGGGTATCGCAGCAGGCGGGCCTGGACAGCTTCGAGGCTGGGCTGCTGCCTGAAGGCAAGGTCGAGGCCATCCGGGCACTCAAGGCCCAGTTCGCGTCAGTGGTGATGGTCGGCGACGGCATCAACGATGCCCCAGCGCTGGCGACGGCCACCGTGGGGGTGGCGATGGGGGCGCACGGCACCGGCATCTCTGCTGAGGCCGCCGACATCGTGCTGCTGGTCGACGACATCACCCGGGTGGCTGATGCCGTGGAGGTGGGCCAGCGGATGCTGCGTATCGCTCGGCAGAGCATCTTCGTCGGCCTGGGCCTGAGTTTCGGCCTGATGGGTTTTGCCGCCTTCGGCCTGATTCCGCCGGTGATCGGCGCGCTGGCGCAGGAGGCCGTCGATGTGATGGTGATTCTCAATGCCCTGCGGGCGCGGTAG